Proteins from one Bombus pascuorum chromosome 15, iyBomPasc1.1, whole genome shotgun sequence genomic window:
- the LOC132914589 gene encoding uncharacterized protein LOC132914589, which translates to MQSKSTITVSHENEENESMEESVFEQICDTIFVLIPEVPRLKQLFLSWSQLGTEDRVQLDAKVANWCCPNRRQLYKPLQEALIRWETVQDTQGAPGCEPGMVSFSCDPQLEEELVSVIYSLELLFSKNRRSREIDMDYEIGRCTELRREMSLNLNCDGNLCSILSAKDRTPHSVHSCSYIADFKRPDEELSGYLTN; encoded by the exons ATGCAATCTAAATCCACGATCACCGTCAGTCACGAGAACGAGGAAAATGAATCGATGGAAGAGTCTGTTTTCGAGCAGATATGCGACACAATATTCGTTCTGATACCAGAAG TGCCGCGACTGAAGCAGCTGTTCCTAAGTTGGAGCCAACTAGGCACCGAAGACAGAGTACAATTAGACGCGAAAGTGGCCAACTGGTGCTGTCCTAACAGGCGACAGCTATACAAACCTTTGCAAGAGGCGTTGATTCGCTGGGAAACTGTGCAGGACACTCAAG GCGCTCCCGGTTGCGAGCCAGGTATGGTCTCGTTTTCCTGTGATCCTCAGCTGGAGGAGGAGTTGGTCAGCGTTATTTACAGCCTGGAACTTTTGTTCAGCAAAAATCGACGAAGCAGAGAGATCGATATGGACTACGAAATTGGTCGATGCACAGAATTAAGAAGAGAGATGTCCTTGAATCTAAACTGCGATGGAAATCTATGCTCGATTCTCAGTGCAAAAGACAGGACACCTCACTCTGTGCATAGTTGCAGCTACATAGCCGATTTTAAACGACCTGACGAAGAACTGAGCGGTTATCTGACCAATTAA